In the Phaeobacter sp. A36a-5a genome, one interval contains:
- a CDS encoding cisplatin damage response ATP-dependent DNA ligase gives MQAFADLLEQLAFTPSRNGKTAHLLHAFQAMPDPERGYALAAITGDLSLRNVTPSLLRGLVAEETDPELFRLSYDFVGDLAETVALIWPRSDGEAYLSLTEAVTELSETAKAQLPALIIRRLSQMTPSQRYAYLKLATGGLRVGVSARLARNALAQYGEVDVAEIEELWHGLTPPYLPLFSWLEGGDKPKSLAAAPFRPVMLSTGTDLNDLSSLSPGDFIAEWKWDGIRVQAVNDGGTRRLYSRTGEDISGAFPDVIEALDFDGTLDGELLVKRDTIIAPFGDLQKRLGRKNVGKTMLASHPAALRAYDLLFWEGEDLRSWTLDERQARLHRCVADLNDPRIDISHPLTFGTWEDLAVLRANPPEGVIEGVMIKRRDSAYIAGRKRGNWFKWKRDPMLVDAVMLYAQRGHGKRSGYYSDFTFGVWDGDKLVPVGKAYFGFTDSELKELDRFVRNNTTDRFGPVRAVKPELVLEVAFEGLNESSRHKSGLAMRFPRINRIRTDKPALEAGTLEELRSFL, from the coding sequence ATGCAAGCCTTCGCAGACCTTCTGGAGCAGCTCGCCTTTACCCCGTCTCGCAACGGTAAGACAGCGCATCTGCTCCATGCCTTTCAAGCCATGCCGGACCCTGAACGCGGATATGCGCTCGCAGCGATTACGGGTGATCTATCACTCCGCAATGTGACGCCTTCGCTGTTGCGCGGTCTGGTGGCGGAAGAGACTGACCCAGAACTTTTCCGCCTCTCCTATGATTTCGTGGGCGATCTGGCGGAGACCGTCGCCCTGATCTGGCCGCGCTCAGACGGCGAGGCATATCTGTCCTTGACCGAGGCTGTGACGGAGCTGTCCGAAACCGCAAAGGCCCAGCTTCCGGCACTGATCATCCGCCGCCTGTCGCAGATGACACCGTCGCAGCGCTATGCCTACCTGAAGCTGGCCACCGGCGGGCTGCGCGTTGGCGTGTCCGCCCGACTGGCCCGCAACGCCCTGGCACAATATGGCGAGGTCGATGTCGCGGAAATCGAGGAGCTCTGGCATGGGCTGACGCCGCCCTACCTGCCACTGTTTTCCTGGCTCGAAGGGGGTGACAAACCAAAAAGCCTTGCCGCCGCGCCGTTCCGACCGGTTATGCTGTCCACAGGTACAGATCTGAACGACCTTTCCAGCCTCTCTCCCGGCGACTTCATTGCAGAATGGAAATGGGACGGTATCCGCGTGCAGGCCGTGAATGACGGCGGCACCCGGCGGCTCTATTCACGCACCGGAGAGGATATCTCAGGCGCTTTTCCCGACGTCATTGAGGCGCTGGACTTCGACGGCACGCTTGATGGCGAATTGCTGGTCAAGCGCGACACCATCATCGCGCCCTTTGGTGATTTACAGAAACGGCTTGGTCGCAAGAACGTGGGCAAAACCATGCTGGCAAGCCATCCCGCCGCGCTGCGCGCCTACGACCTGCTGTTCTGGGAGGGTGAAGATCTGCGATCTTGGACATTGGATGAACGCCAGGCCCGGCTGCATCGCTGTGTTGCGGACCTGAACGATCCGCGTATCGACATCTCTCACCCGCTCACCTTTGGCACATGGGAGGATCTGGCGGTTCTTCGCGCCAACCCACCCGAAGGCGTAATCGAAGGCGTCATGATCAAACGGCGCGACAGCGCCTACATCGCGGGGCGCAAACGCGGAAACTGGTTCAAATGGAAACGCGACCCTATGCTGGTCGATGCCGTCATGCTCTATGCGCAGCGCGGCCACGGCAAACGCTCAGGCTACTATTCCGATTTCACCTTCGGCGTCTGGGACGGCGATAAGCTGGTGCCCGTCGGCAAAGCCTATTTCGGGTTCACCGATTCCGAGCTGAAGGAACTGGACCGCTTTGTGCGCAACAACACGACAGACCGGTTCGGCCCAGTCCGCGCGGTGAAGCCCGAATTGGTCCTGGAAGTGGCCTTTGAAGGTCTAAATGAATCCAGCCGTCACAAAAGTGGTCTGGCCATGCGGTTTCCCCGTATCAATCGCATTCGGACCGATAAACCAGCGTTAGAAGCGGGAACATTGGAGGAGCTTCGGAGCTTTCTTTAA
- a CDS encoding ligase-associated DNA damage response exonuclease, with amino-acid sequence MNAPRLPEELLHPRPDGLYCPAGDFYIDPVRPVPRALITHGHADHARAGHGTVWASPQTLDIMAIRYGAAFCDTSVPVDDRTTIAGVGATFTPAGHVLGSCQITVEDGNTAITVSGDYARVDNPACAPFQLAPCDVFVTEATFGLPVFNHPDPRSEIEKLLRSVAAQPERCHLVGAYALGKAQRVIALLRQAGWDRPIYIHGSLQRLCDYHIAQGIDLGELRPATTKEGKAAFKGQIILGPPSAFAAAWAQRFPDPVICFASGWMQVRARARQRGVELPLILSDHVDWPDLTRTIRELAPKQVWVTHGREDALVRWCELNQIAARPLRLVGYEEEAD; translated from the coding sequence GTGAATGCACCACGCCTACCGGAAGAGCTGCTGCATCCGCGCCCCGATGGGCTTTATTGTCCTGCTGGTGATTTCTACATTGATCCGGTCCGCCCGGTGCCCCGCGCGCTGATCACCCACGGCCATGCTGACCATGCCCGCGCGGGGCATGGCACGGTCTGGGCCAGCCCGCAGACATTGGACATCATGGCGATCCGCTATGGCGCTGCGTTTTGCGACACATCGGTTCCAGTCGATGATCGCACGACGATCGCGGGTGTCGGCGCGACATTCACACCGGCCGGCCATGTCCTTGGCTCCTGTCAAATTACCGTGGAGGACGGCAACACGGCCATTACCGTCTCCGGCGACTACGCGCGGGTCGATAACCCTGCCTGTGCACCGTTTCAGCTCGCGCCATGCGATGTTTTCGTGACCGAAGCCACCTTTGGGCTGCCAGTGTTCAATCACCCGGACCCCCGGTCCGAGATCGAAAAACTGCTCCGCTCCGTTGCAGCTCAGCCGGAGCGATGCCATCTTGTGGGTGCCTATGCGCTCGGCAAAGCACAGCGTGTCATCGCGTTGTTGCGCCAGGCAGGCTGGGATCGGCCGATCTATATCCATGGCTCACTTCAGCGCCTGTGCGACTACCACATCGCCCAGGGCATTGATCTCGGCGAATTGCGCCCGGCCACCACCAAGGAGGGCAAGGCCGCCTTTAAGGGGCAGATAATCCTCGGCCCTCCTTCGGCCTTTGCCGCGGCCTGGGCGCAGCGGTTTCCTGATCCGGTGATCTGCTTTGCCAGTGGCTGGATGCAGGTCCGCGCCCGCGCGCGGCAGCGCGGCGTGGAGCTGCCATTGATACTGAGCGACCATGTCGACTGGCCGGATCTCACCCGAACCATCAGGGAACTCGCCCCGAAACAGGTCTGGGTGACCCATGGCCGCGAGGATGCTTTGGTTCGCTGGTGTGAGCTGAACCAGATTGCCGCCCGTCCCCTGCGGCTGGTCGGCTATGAGGAAGAGGCAGATTGA
- a CDS encoding MATE family efflux transporter has translation MAQKDLTQGTVSRALAAVSAPMSLGILGVLSVGLADAYFLGQLGEAPLAAVGFIYPVTTAVTSLSIGLSAGANAAISQSLGRGDSEAETNRLSVHAIVLGMVVAVLVAILFYLGAASLFSLMGAGGAVLEEAQSYVPFWALSFPFLVGMALLNAVFRAHGDGATSAVIMLVAAVLNIALDPILIYGLGPVPEMSTAGAALATALARVLTLVGAFTYALRIGVIRPPQEFADGIVSSIREVVRVGLPAAFSNAINPAGMAMVTAAAATLGDTVVAGLGAAQRVQSVALVPLLALSAGIGPVVGQNWGADERDRARLAVWRSWQFCIGYGLAVALLLTVLAPSIAGLIASDEGAAQKTAQYLRVVSWSFLGYGVLVTANAAMNARSKALWSMGLSLMRIFVVYVPLAWLGVWLFGYAGILGAAVIANLAAVAGAYYVGRKTGLVGQ, from the coding sequence GTGGCGCAGAAGGATTTAACACAGGGCACTGTTTCGCGCGCTCTTGCTGCGGTCTCCGCTCCAATGTCCTTGGGGATTTTGGGCGTGTTGAGCGTTGGACTGGCAGACGCGTATTTCCTCGGGCAGCTGGGGGAGGCTCCGCTGGCGGCCGTCGGGTTCATTTACCCGGTGACCACGGCGGTGACGTCTTTGTCCATCGGCCTGTCCGCTGGAGCCAATGCGGCGATTTCCCAGAGCCTGGGCCGGGGCGACAGCGAGGCAGAGACCAACAGGCTCTCGGTGCATGCGATTGTTCTGGGTATGGTTGTGGCGGTGCTGGTCGCCATCCTGTTTTATCTAGGTGCCGCCTCGCTGTTCTCTCTCATGGGAGCAGGGGGCGCCGTGCTGGAGGAGGCGCAATCCTATGTGCCATTCTGGGCCCTGTCGTTTCCTTTTCTGGTCGGCATGGCGCTGTTGAATGCGGTGTTTCGGGCCCATGGCGACGGGGCAACCTCGGCGGTGATCATGCTGGTTGCTGCGGTGCTCAATATCGCGCTGGATCCGATCCTGATCTACGGGCTCGGTCCTGTGCCTGAGATGTCCACGGCGGGCGCGGCGCTTGCGACGGCTCTGGCGCGCGTCCTGACCTTGGTGGGAGCCTTCACTTATGCGCTGCGGATTGGCGTTATTCGTCCTCCGCAGGAATTCGCCGATGGCATTGTCAGCTCAATACGCGAAGTCGTCAGGGTCGGACTGCCGGCGGCCTTCTCCAATGCGATCAACCCCGCCGGTATGGCGATGGTCACCGCAGCTGCTGCCACGCTGGGCGATACGGTTGTGGCTGGGCTGGGGGCGGCTCAGCGTGTGCAGTCGGTCGCGCTGGTACCCCTGCTGGCCCTTTCTGCGGGCATCGGACCGGTCGTCGGTCAGAACTGGGGTGCAGATGAACGGGATCGTGCGCGGCTGGCGGTCTGGCGGTCCTGGCAATTCTGTATCGGTTACGGCTTGGCTGTCGCGCTTCTCCTGACGGTTCTGGCGCCTTCAATCGCCGGGCTGATCGCCTCAGACGAGGGAGCGGCGCAGAAGACCGCGCAATATCTCCGCGTCGTCAGCTGGAGTTTTCTGGGCTACGGCGTCCTGGTGACAGCAAATGCCGCGATGAATGCCCGGTCCAAGGCGCTCTGGTCCATGGGGCTGAGCTTGATGCGGATCTTTGTGGTCTATGTGCCGCTGGCCTGGCTGGGGGTCTGGCTGTTCGGCTATGCCGGAATTCTGGGCGCTGCGGTCATTGCGAACTTGGCGGCTGTGGCGGGCGCTTATTATGTCGGCCGCAAGACGGGGCTGGTGGGTCAGTGA
- a CDS encoding DNA topoisomerase IB — MKLVYCKDDQPGISRRRRGRGFSYHMPDGSHIGDRTEVDRLNRLGVPPAYTDVWLCPLANGHLQATGRDARNRKQYRYHPAWQLLRAEQKFDNLVSFAESLPQLRRWISDRLSGTIGEEETAVAAVLALMDRGSLRIGNPQYTEDNGSYGATTLCQRHIEFSGQSIHLRYTAKGGKTVEKSIRGAALQRILERSQDLPGRELISWLDDGGSVRAVRSEQVQEVLTNLCGDGVSAKTLRTWNGTHAAFRTALHAPKLTISAMAEAAAERLHNTPTMARNSYIHPKVIALAELPDDTRTARLKSLTRHSIDGLRMGEGRLLELLTTN, encoded by the coding sequence ATGAAACTGGTCTATTGCAAGGATGATCAGCCCGGGATCTCGCGCCGACGTCGCGGTCGCGGGTTTTCCTATCATATGCCTGATGGCAGCCACATCGGGGACCGTACCGAAGTGGACCGGCTCAACCGGCTTGGCGTGCCCCCTGCTTATACGGATGTCTGGCTCTGCCCATTGGCAAATGGTCACCTGCAGGCCACCGGGCGCGACGCGCGCAATCGCAAGCAATATCGCTACCATCCCGCGTGGCAGTTGTTGCGGGCAGAACAGAAATTCGACAATTTGGTCAGTTTCGCCGAGAGCTTGCCGCAGTTGCGCAGGTGGATCAGCGACAGGCTGAGCGGCACTATAGGCGAGGAGGAAACGGCGGTCGCTGCTGTCCTTGCCCTGATGGATCGCGGCTCGCTCAGGATTGGGAACCCGCAGTACACAGAGGACAACGGCAGTTACGGCGCCACGACCCTGTGCCAACGGCACATCGAGTTCTCCGGTCAGTCAATACATCTGCGCTATACCGCAAAAGGCGGCAAGACAGTTGAGAAGTCGATCCGGGGCGCGGCCCTGCAACGCATATTGGAGCGTTCACAGGACCTGCCCGGACGTGAACTCATCTCTTGGCTCGATGATGGCGGCAGCGTACGCGCCGTCCGGTCAGAGCAGGTACAGGAGGTTCTGACCAACCTTTGCGGTGACGGCGTCTCCGCAAAAACGCTGCGCACTTGGAACGGGACCCATGCAGCCTTTCGCACGGCGCTGCATGCCCCCAAGCTCACGATTTCAGCCATGGCGGAGGCAGCGGCGGAGCGGCTGCACAATACACCGACAATGGCGCGCAACAGCTACATTCACCCGAAGGTCATCGCATTGGCCGAACTGCCCGACGACACGCGCACCGCACGGCTCAAATCGCTCACCCGGCATAGTATCGACGGACTTCGCATGGGTGAAGGCAGACTACTCGAACTACTGACGACAAACTGA
- a CDS encoding NAD-dependent succinate-semialdehyde dehydrogenase, translated as MSDTIQTVNPTTGETLNSYSLLSDEAMETAVQSCHEAFLSWRQTPVEERAKVIKAIGAALRERKDELAELMTKEMGKLLKQSHQEVELCAAICDYSAGEAPSTFAPEERDIQGGKTGHIFYSPIGVVYGIQPWNFPAYQVVRYSIASLIAGNGVLLKHASNVTGSGQMLQEIYESAGLPKDLFQALVISHDQSDALISHNLVRGVTLTGSDGAGRKVGAKAAEAVKKTVLELGSNDAYIVLEDADIDAAVQTCVQGRTYNNGETCIAAKRFVVVDAIYDEFRDAYVAAMKDVTPGDPMGDDADIGPMARKDLRDDLHQQVKDSVAGGAKILCGGEMPEGKGFYYPATVLENVTPGQPAYDDELFGPVAALIRAKDAEDAMRIANDSRFGLGGGIMTKDTDKAIALARDHFDTGMIFINGFGLAIPNMPFGGVKDSGYGREHGGFGMKEFVNVKSVMVMS; from the coding sequence ATGTCCGACACCATTCAAACCGTGAACCCAACCACTGGAGAAACCCTCAACAGCTATTCCCTGCTGAGCGACGAGGCGATGGAAACTGCAGTACAAAGCTGCCATGAGGCCTTTCTCAGCTGGCGCCAGACCCCGGTAGAAGAGCGCGCGAAGGTCATCAAAGCCATCGGGGCCGCCCTGCGTGAGCGCAAGGATGAGCTTGCCGAACTGATGACAAAAGAAATGGGCAAGCTGCTGAAACAGAGCCATCAGGAAGTCGAGCTCTGCGCGGCCATCTGCGACTACAGTGCAGGAGAGGCCCCCTCGACATTCGCCCCCGAAGAGCGCGATATCCAAGGTGGCAAGACAGGGCATATCTTCTATTCCCCCATTGGTGTCGTCTACGGCATCCAGCCCTGGAATTTTCCAGCCTACCAGGTGGTGCGCTACTCAATCGCGAGCTTGATCGCCGGTAACGGCGTACTTCTGAAACACGCCTCCAACGTAACCGGCTCGGGCCAGATGCTGCAGGAGATCTACGAAAGCGCGGGCCTGCCAAAGGACCTGTTCCAGGCTCTGGTGATTTCCCACGATCAGTCGGACGCCCTGATCAGCCACAACCTGGTGCGCGGCGTGACACTGACCGGCAGCGATGGCGCCGGCCGCAAAGTGGGCGCAAAGGCGGCCGAAGCGGTGAAAAAGACCGTGCTGGAACTGGGATCCAACGATGCCTACATCGTCCTGGAAGATGCGGACATCGACGCAGCTGTCCAGACCTGCGTGCAGGGGCGGACCTATAACAATGGCGAAACCTGTATTGCTGCCAAGCGCTTCGTCGTCGTCGACGCAATTTACGATGAATTCCGCGACGCCTATGTTGCCGCCATGAAAGACGTGACCCCGGGCGACCCGATGGGTGACGATGCCGACATTGGACCGATGGCACGGAAAGATCTGCGCGATGACCTCCATCAGCAGGTCAAGGACAGTGTCGCAGGCGGTGCCAAGATCCTCTGCGGCGGCGAAATGCCAGAGGGCAAGGGTTTCTACTATCCGGCGACCGTTCTGGAAAACGTGACCCCGGGCCAGCCTGCCTATGACGACGAACTCTTCGGCCCGGTGGCCGCACTGATCCGCGCCAAGGACGCAGAGGATGCGATGCGCATTGCCAACGACAGCCGATTTGGTCTCGGCGGTGGCATCATGACCAAAGATACCGACAAGGCGATTGCCCTCGCCCGCGATCATTTCGACACCGGCATGATCTTCATCAACGGATTTGGCCTAGCAATCCCCAACATGCCTTTCGGCGGCGTCAAGGACTCCGGCTATGGCCGCGAACATGGAGGCTTTGGCATGAAGGAATTTGTGAATGTAAAATCCGTCATGGTGATGAGCTGA
- a CDS encoding putative DNA modification/repair radical SAM protein codes for MTRQTLDQKLAILSDAAKYDASCASSGSTKRDSRDGKGLGSNEGTGICHAYTPDGRCISLLKILMTNFCIYDCTYCVNRVSSNVPRARFSVDEVVKLTIEFYRRNYIEGLFLSSGIIRSPDATMSDMVQIARKLRHEENFRGYIHLKTIPDAAPELIAEAGLLADRLSINVEMPSDAAVREHAPEKDPGQIRKAMGDVRMRADAAREASYTGRRPPRFAPAGQSTQMIIGADGSNDAMVLRQSTRLYASYKLKRVYYSAFSPIPDSSAKLPLISPPLQREHRLYQADWLLRFYDFQLDEITSVTPDGNLDLQVDPKLAWALAHREIFPVDVNRASRELLLRVPGFGVKTVTRMLSRRRHRMLRYEDLVRIGASMKKARAFVVAGGWTPGGLTDSADLRARFLPPPEQLALF; via the coding sequence ATGACTCGACAAACGCTGGATCAAAAGCTCGCTATCCTCAGCGACGCCGCAAAATATGATGCGTCCTGTGCGTCTTCGGGATCGACAAAACGTGACTCCCGCGATGGGAAGGGCTTGGGCTCGAATGAGGGTACAGGCATCTGCCATGCCTACACACCGGATGGTCGCTGCATCAGCCTGCTGAAGATCCTGATGACCAACTTTTGCATTTACGACTGCACCTACTGCGTGAACCGGGTGTCGTCCAATGTGCCGCGCGCGCGGTTTTCTGTCGATGAGGTTGTAAAGCTGACGATAGAATTCTACCGACGCAACTATATCGAAGGTCTGTTTCTGTCCTCCGGTATCATCCGGTCCCCGGATGCGACGATGTCAGATATGGTGCAGATCGCGCGAAAGCTGCGGCATGAGGAGAATTTTCGCGGATATATTCATCTCAAGACCATTCCCGATGCTGCCCCTGAATTGATTGCCGAAGCTGGGCTTCTGGCGGATCGGCTGTCGATCAATGTCGAGATGCCAAGCGATGCCGCCGTGCGTGAACATGCGCCGGAGAAAGATCCCGGCCAGATCCGCAAGGCGATGGGAGACGTCCGGATGCGCGCTGATGCAGCCAGGGAGGCGAGCTATACGGGCAGGCGTCCGCCGCGATTTGCGCCCGCAGGTCAGTCGACGCAGATGATCATAGGGGCGGATGGGTCAAATGATGCGATGGTGCTGAGGCAATCGACCCGGCTTTATGCAAGCTACAAATTGAAGCGCGTGTATTATTCCGCGTTTTCGCCCATCCCCGACAGTTCGGCCAAGCTGCCGCTGATCTCGCCACCGCTGCAGCGTGAACACCGGCTGTATCAGGCCGATTGGCTGCTGCGGTTTTATGATTTTCAGCTCGATGAGATCACATCGGTCACGCCGGATGGAAATCTGGATTTGCAGGTCGATCCCAAGCTGGCCTGGGCGCTGGCACATCGCGAGATCTTTCCGGTGGATGTGAACCGGGCCAGCCGGGAACTGCTGCTGCGGGTTCCGGGGTTCGGGGTCAAAACGGTCACGCGGATGCTCAGCAGGCGACGGCATCGGATGCTGCGATACGAAGATCTGGTTCGTATCGGGGCCTCGATGAAGAAGGCGCGTGCCTTTGTCGTTGCTGGCGGGTGGACACCGGGCGGTTTGACCGACAGCGCGGATTTGCGGGCCCGGTTTCTGCCGCCGCCGGAACAATTGGCCCTGTTTTGA
- a CDS encoding UdgX family uracil-DNA binding protein (This protein belongs to the uracil DNA glycosylase superfamily, members of which act in excision repair of DNA. However, it belongs more specifically to UdgX branch, whose founding member was found to bind uracil in DNA (where it does not belong), without cleaving it, appears to promote DNA repair by a pathway involving RecA, rather than base excision.) — MYHAEMPPIGTAEAWRRAARGFLAQNIPPDAILWNNECAAPDLFASEARPPSGGEVQVPRGFVTLADKVVWHSDPNRFARLYGFLWRLRSERGLMSDRADADMARLRHMEKSVSRCQHKMKAFVRFRELGAADAPRRSFAAWFEPTHHTVEPTATFFARRFADMDWRILTPDVSAIFEGGQLRFEPGQPRPDLPEDASEALWITYFCNIFNPARLKVQAMQSEMPKKYWQNMPEAVAIPDLIASAPARARAMAEAAPTLPPLRAVRVQTRLPAANPVWQGAAGGLPEAINSCTRCPLHRSATQAVPGEGPTDAALMIVGEQPGDHEDLAGRPFVGPAGQLFDQLAAEAGLPRQAAYVTNAVKHFKFTPRGRRRIHQRPDGSEIQHCKIWLRAELEQVRPRLVLALGATATQALLGSGADILRRRGTIEHRADGTPVLITLHPSYLLRSPDPEQRSRDTESLCADLRLAADWLRIDAVKHRRD; from the coding sequence ATGTATCATGCTGAGATGCCCCCGATCGGGACGGCAGAGGCCTGGCGTCGGGCGGCGCGAGGGTTTCTGGCGCAGAATATCCCACCTGACGCCATCCTGTGGAACAATGAATGCGCCGCGCCGGATCTATTCGCCTCAGAGGCGCGACCGCCTTCAGGCGGAGAGGTCCAGGTCCCGCGCGGCTTTGTTACCCTCGCCGATAAGGTCGTCTGGCATAGTGATCCGAACCGGTTTGCCCGGCTCTACGGGTTTCTCTGGCGCCTACGCAGTGAACGCGGGTTGATGAGCGATCGGGCTGACGCGGATATGGCGCGATTGCGCCATATGGAAAAATCGGTATCGCGCTGTCAGCACAAGATGAAGGCCTTTGTTCGGTTTCGGGAGTTGGGTGCCGCTGACGCGCCGCGCCGATCTTTTGCGGCGTGGTTTGAGCCGACACATCACACGGTGGAGCCGACCGCTACATTCTTTGCCCGCCGCTTTGCCGATATGGACTGGCGTATTCTGACACCTGACGTGTCGGCCATATTCGAGGGTGGGCAACTCAGGTTTGAACCGGGGCAGCCAAGGCCCGACCTGCCGGAGGACGCGAGCGAGGCGCTGTGGATCACTTATTTCTGCAATATATTCAATCCGGCGCGGTTGAAGGTGCAGGCGATGCAATCGGAAATGCCCAAGAAGTATTGGCAGAACATGCCGGAGGCCGTCGCTATCCCTGACCTGATCGCCTCGGCCCCGGCGCGGGCGCGGGCGATGGCTGAGGCGGCGCCAACTCTGCCACCGTTGCGGGCTGTGCGGGTACAGACCCGACTACCTGCGGCCAACCCTGTCTGGCAAGGAGCAGCTGGGGGTCTGCCGGAGGCCATCAACAGCTGCACGCGCTGCCCGCTCCACCGGTCGGCCACGCAGGCGGTGCCCGGTGAAGGGCCGACAGATGCCGCGTTGATGATCGTCGGCGAACAGCCCGGTGATCACGAGGATCTGGCGGGGCGTCCATTTGTTGGCCCCGCTGGGCAACTGTTCGACCAATTGGCCGCGGAGGCCGGCCTGCCGCGACAGGCAGCCTACGTCACCAATGCGGTCAAACATTTCAAATTCACGCCAAGAGGGCGCAGGCGGATACATCAGCGGCCCGATGGATCGGAGATCCAGCACTGCAAGATCTGGCTCCGGGCCGAGCTGGAACAGGTCCGGCCGCGGTTGGTCCTCGCGCTCGGTGCCACCGCGACGCAGGCTCTGTTGGGATCAGGTGCGGACATTCTGCGGCGGCGTGGCACCATCGAACATCGCGCCGACGGCACGCCGGTATTGATCACCTTGCATCCATCGTATCTGTTGCGGAGCCCAGATCCTGAGCAGCGCAGCCGTGACACCGAGAGCCTATGTGCGGACCTTCGCCTGGCTGCTGATTGGTTGCGCATAGATGCGGTGAAGCATCGGCGCGACTAA
- a CDS encoding polysaccharide biosynthesis/export family protein, producing MRLISMICCATIALAGCSTIYRSSDVIPGAGDGTQVRVVPLNGETVIQANRAPYAPQSLPDAYARSAGTGAGLVGRGAGRLPEAPSTQEGARNQRLALKPPPSVPQMPYQIGVGDVVMLATPSTRNTLEQLTGLLAAQNSRNGYTVQDDGSVNIPDVGRIRIGGLTIEDAEELLFQKLVEAQFDPTFSLEIAEFNSRRVSVGGAVGKPGVLPITLTPLYLSEALAAAGSVSVPDIDVSSVRIYRNGDLYQIPLTDFYASPDLQNTRLVSGDAVFVDTDFNLNRAERFFEQQIRLKQTTLAARAQELSELNTAITLRRSDNAEQRSTFEAREALGANGRDYVYLTGEVDNQTRYPLPYERQATLADALYDAGGGIARETGDVSQVYVLRASSDPREFGAVTAWHLNASSAANLTLATKFQLRPDDVIFVAENPVTKWGRTLRQITPSLITTPVAAAVN from the coding sequence TTGCGCCTGATTTCTATGATCTGCTGCGCCACAATTGCGCTGGCAGGATGCTCGACCATCTACCGCAGCTCTGACGTTATCCCCGGCGCCGGGGATGGCACGCAGGTGCGTGTGGTTCCGCTGAATGGCGAAACCGTGATCCAGGCCAACCGCGCGCCTTATGCGCCGCAATCCCTTCCGGATGCCTATGCACGATCAGCGGGAACCGGCGCGGGCCTGGTTGGCCGCGGGGCGGGCCGCCTGCCTGAGGCACCCTCAACTCAGGAAGGTGCGCGCAATCAACGCCTCGCCCTGAAGCCCCCCCCTTCCGTACCGCAGATGCCCTATCAGATCGGGGTTGGTGATGTCGTGATGCTGGCGACACCGTCCACGCGCAACACGCTTGAGCAGCTCACCGGCCTGCTTGCCGCGCAAAACAGCCGTAACGGCTATACCGTGCAGGATGATGGCTCTGTCAACATACCCGACGTCGGCCGCATCCGCATCGGCGGGCTGACCATCGAAGATGCCGAAGAGCTGCTGTTTCAGAAACTGGTCGAAGCGCAATTCGATCCGACATTCAGCCTTGAGATCGCCGAGTTCAATTCACGCCGCGTTTCGGTTGGCGGTGCCGTCGGCAAACCGGGCGTGCTGCCGATCACATTGACGCCGCTCTACCTCAGCGAAGCCCTTGCCGCAGCAGGCAGCGTGTCCGTCCCAGATATTGATGTCAGCTCGGTGAGGATTTACCGCAACGGCGACCTCTACCAGATCCCGCTGACGGATTTCTATGCCAGCCCCGACCTGCAGAACACGCGTCTTGTCTCCGGCGATGCGGTATTTGTCGACACGGACTTCAACCTAAACCGGGCCGAACGCTTCTTTGAACAGCAAATTCGCCTGAAGCAGACAACTCTGGCTGCCCGCGCGCAGGAGCTGAGCGAGCTGAACACCGCGATCACCCTCCGCCGCAGTGATAATGCCGAGCAACGCAGCACCTTCGAAGCCCGCGAGGCGCTGGGTGCCAATGGTCGCGATTACGTCTATCTGACCGGGGAGGTCGACAATCAGACACGATACCCCCTGCCGTATGAGCGTCAGGCCACGCTGGCCGATGCACTCTATGATGCGGGCGGTGGAATAGCCCGCGAAACCGGTGACGTCTCGCAGGTCTATGTGCTGCGCGCCTCCAGCGATCCGCGCGAGTTCGGCGCGGTTACCGCCTGGCATCTGAATGCCAGCAGCGCCGCCAATCTGACACTCGCGACAAAATTTCAGCTGCGCCCGGATGACGTGATCTTTGTGGCCGAAAACCCGGTCACAAAATGGGGTCGCACCCTGCGCCAGATCACCCCGTCGCTGATCACCACACCTGTTGCGGCAGCAGTCAATTGA